The sequence CGCCGGCGGTCGCGCACCTCGCCACGGTCGCGCATCGTCGCGGCACGGATCCCGCCATCCCCGCGGATGGGAGGTGAGCTCGGACACCCACGAGTGTGTGCTCCTCAGCCTGCCTCCCGACGTGACCAGGATCAGTGCGTCGATGCGGTTGTCGATCGAGGCCGAGTTCGGTGGGTGGGAACTGAAGCGGGTCCGCCTCTACTCCGACGGGACGCGAAAAGTGCTGCTACGCCGCAAGAAGCCGCCGCGTCCCCGCCCGGCCGACGACGGTCTCGTCCGCCCCGCTTACCCCGACGAGGGGGCCACCGCGTGTTGAGCCGGATCAACGGGGTGATCTACCCGATCCTGTTGCGCCTGATGTTCCGGCTCTCGCCGGAGCGCATCCACGCGATCGCCTTCCGCGCCATCGCCGTCGTGGGCCGGACCCCGCTCCTGCGCCAGGCGGCCGCACGGTTGTTGGCCACCGACGACCCGGTACTCCGGCAACGGGTCTTCGGTGTCGACTTCCCCGCGCCCCTCGGCCTGGCCGCCGGATTCGACAAGAGCGCGTCGGCGGTGAACGCCTGGGGGCAGCTCGGATTCGGCTACGCCGAGATCGGGACCATCACCGGACAGGCCCAGCCCGGCAATCCCGCCCCGCGGCTCTTCCGACTGCCCGCCGACCGCGCACTCGTCAACCGGATGGGGTTCAACAACCCGGGATCCGATGCGGCCGCCCGGCATCTCGCGGGATTGCGACCCGGACCGGTGAGCATCCCGATCGGGGCGAACATCGGCAAGACGAAGGTCGTACCGGTCGAGGATGCCGTCGACGACTACCGGGTCAGCGCCC is a genomic window of Gordonia sp. SID5947 containing:
- a CDS encoding DUF5703 family protein, with protein sequence MSSSQSAGGRAPRHGRASSRHGSRHPRGWEVSSDTHECVLLSLPPDVTRISASMRLSIEAEFGGWELKRVRLYSDGTRKVLLRRKKPPRPRPADDGLVRPAYPDEGATAC